One window of the Chryseobacterium sp. CY350 genome contains the following:
- the odhB gene encoding 2-oxoglutarate dehydrogenase complex dihydrolipoyllysine-residue succinyltransferase: MSILEMKVPSPGESITEVEIATWLVKDGDYVEKDQPIAEVDSDKATLELPAEQSGIITLKAEEGDVVQVGQVVCLIDMDAAKPAGAAAPAAEAPKQEEAPKAAEPVKQEAPKPAPAAPQSYATGSPSPAAKKILDEKGIDASQVSGQGRDGRITKTDAELAAVPAMGGSSLTATGSRSTTTTKLSVLRRKIAQRLVSVKNETAMLTTFNEVDMSEIFRLRKQYKEEFAQKHGVGLGFMSFFTKAVTRALKLYPDVNASIDGDFKINYDFCDISIAVSGPKGLMVPVLRNAENMSFKGVEANIKDLAVKVRDGKITVDEMTGGTFTITNGGTFGSMLSTPIINPPQSAILGMHNIIQRPVAVDGQVVIRPMMYVAMSYDHRIIDGKESVGFLVAVKEGIDNPVEFLLGGDEKKGLEL; encoded by the coding sequence ATGTCAATTTTAGAAATGAAAGTTCCTTCACCGGGCGAATCAATTACAGAAGTTGAAATTGCAACTTGGCTTGTAAAAGATGGTGATTACGTAGAAAAAGATCAACCTATCGCTGAAGTAGATTCAGACAAAGCAACTCTTGAATTGCCTGCAGAACAAAGTGGTATCATCACTTTAAAAGCTGAAGAAGGTGACGTTGTACAGGTAGGTCAGGTAGTTTGTTTAATTGATATGGATGCTGCTAAGCCAGCAGGTGCTGCCGCTCCGGCTGCAGAAGCTCCAAAACAGGAAGAAGCACCTAAAGCTGCAGAACCTGTAAAACAGGAAGCTCCAAAACCGGCTCCAGCTGCTCCTCAATCTTATGCTACAGGTTCTCCTTCTCCTGCTGCAAAGAAAATTCTTGACGAAAAAGGAATTGACGCTTCTCAGGTTTCAGGACAGGGAAGAGACGGTAGAATCACTAAAACTGATGCTGAATTGGCTGCTGTTCCTGCAATGGGCGGAAGTTCTCTTACGGCTACCGGTTCAAGATCTACAACGACAACAAAGCTTTCTGTTCTTAGAAGAAAAATCGCGCAGAGATTGGTTTCTGTGAAGAACGAAACTGCAATGTTGACGACTTTCAATGAAGTTGATATGTCTGAAATTTTCAGATTAAGAAAACAATATAAGGAAGAATTTGCTCAAAAACATGGGGTAGGACTTGGTTTCATGTCTTTCTTCACCAAAGCGGTTACAAGAGCTCTTAAATTATATCCGGATGTTAATGCATCTATTGACGGAGATTTTAAGATCAATTATGATTTCTGCGATATTTCAATTGCAGTTTCAGGTCCGAAAGGATTAATGGTTCCGGTATTGAGAAACGCTGAAAATATGTCTTTCAAAGGTGTTGAAGCTAATATCAAAGATTTAGCAGTAAAAGTAAGAGACGGTAAAATTACTGTTGATGAAATGACTGGTGGTACTTTCACTATTACAAACGGTGGTACTTTCGGATCTATGTTGTCAACCCCTATTATTAACCCGCCGCAGTCTGCAATTTTAGGAATGCACAATATCATCCAACGACCGGTTGCGGTTGACGGGCAGGTTGTGATTCGTCCTATGATGTATGTTGCTATGTCGTATGACCACAGAATTATTGACGGAAAAGAGTCTGTAGGCTTTTTGGTCGCTGTAAAAGAAGGTATCGACAATCCAGTTGAGTTCTTGCTTGGAGGTGATGAGAAGAAAGGTCTAGAACTTTAA
- a CDS encoding 2-oxoglutarate dehydrogenase E1 component, protein MDRFSFLNAAHSQLIEDLYQQYLKFPDSLEPSWKAFFQGFDFALENYNDDERIEFVQNSVTSAPAIQQISQAAANGEVPEHIKKEFKVVNLIEAYRTRGHLFTKTNPVRERRHYTPTLDIENFGLDKSDLNTKFNCATETGMKGPATLEELIRHLDNIYCDSIGVEYTYINNIEEKEFIKQWLQVNENHPSLNANEKTEILLKLNQAVAFENYLHTKFVGQKRFSLEGGETLIPALDQLISRSSQLGVDEVVLGMAHRGRLNVLSNIFGKSYKQIFSEFEGKEFEEDVFSGDVKYHLGSSKKIKTASGEEVSINLTPNPSHLETVSALVEGICRAKVDDKYKGDFSKILPIVIHGDGALAGQGIAYEVAQMMTLEGYKTGGTVHIVVNNQVSFTTNYADARSSTYCTDIAKVTESPVMHVNADDAEAVVHAIHFAADFRAKFGKDVYIDLLGYRKYGHNEGDEPRFTQPNLYKLISKHPNPREIYKDKLIQDSVISSDVLKTMETDFKALLDKDFDASKEIEKNVMDLFMSEDWTDFPLAKRGAVQNAVDTKYDLAKLKELAVKMSTLPADKKFINKITRLFDNRLKAIDANSLDWALGEWLAYATLLTEGHNIRISGEDVERGTFSHRHAVIKTEDTEEEYIPLRHVSENRFDVFNSHLSEYGVLGFDYGYAMASPNTLTIWEAQFGDFVNGAQIIVDQYLAAAEEKWKIQDGLVMLLPHGSEGQGAEHSSARLERFLTLCANENMVVANITSPANYFHLLRRQLKWGFRKPLIVMSPKSLLRHPKVVSPLEDFSEKGFQPILDDPTADPAKVEKLVLCSGKLYFELLAKKEELNCENVALVRFEQLYPLQNDAIEAVFAKYGNKTSIVWAQEEPENMGAWSYILRNFRDTGIQVISPVASGAPAPGSHKMFEKNQNLVINRVFDRDDAPAKRPVTA, encoded by the coding sequence ATGGACAGATTTTCATTCCTAAACGCAGCTCATTCTCAGTTAATTGAGGATTTATACCAACAATATTTAAAATTCCCGGATTCTTTAGAACCATCATGGAAAGCCTTTTTTCAAGGTTTTGATTTTGCGTTGGAGAATTACAACGATGACGAGAGAATAGAATTTGTTCAAAATTCTGTGACTTCTGCACCCGCAATTCAGCAAATTTCTCAGGCAGCAGCCAACGGAGAAGTTCCTGAGCACATCAAAAAGGAATTTAAGGTTGTAAATCTTATCGAAGCTTACAGAACGAGAGGTCACTTGTTTACAAAAACTAATCCTGTCCGTGAAAGAAGGCATTATACACCGACTTTAGACATAGAAAATTTCGGTTTAGATAAATCAGATTTAAATACAAAATTCAATTGCGCTACAGAAACCGGGATGAAAGGTCCCGCGACTTTGGAGGAGCTTATCAGACATCTAGATAATATTTACTGCGATTCGATCGGGGTAGAGTATACTTATATCAATAATATTGAGGAAAAAGAATTTATCAAGCAGTGGCTTCAGGTAAACGAAAATCATCCAAGCCTTAATGCTAATGAAAAAACTGAGATTTTATTAAAACTAAATCAGGCTGTAGCATTTGAAAACTATCTTCACACAAAATTTGTAGGTCAGAAAAGATTTTCTCTTGAAGGTGGCGAAACGTTAATCCCTGCATTGGATCAATTGATTTCAAGATCTTCTCAATTAGGTGTAGATGAGGTTGTTCTTGGGATGGCTCACAGAGGAAGATTGAATGTTTTATCTAATATCTTTGGGAAGTCTTACAAGCAGATTTTCTCAGAATTTGAAGGAAAAGAATTTGAAGAAGATGTATTCTCAGGTGATGTGAAATATCACTTAGGTTCATCTAAAAAAATAAAAACGGCATCAGGAGAAGAAGTTTCAATTAACCTTACACCGAATCCGTCTCACTTAGAAACCGTTTCTGCTTTGGTAGAAGGTATTTGCCGTGCAAAAGTAGATGATAAGTACAAAGGTGATTTTTCTAAGATTTTACCAATCGTTATTCATGGTGACGGAGCTCTTGCAGGTCAGGGTATCGCTTATGAAGTTGCTCAGATGATGACTTTGGAAGGGTACAAAACTGGTGGAACAGTTCATATTGTTGTGAACAATCAGGTTTCGTTTACTACAAATTACGCTGATGCGAGATCTTCAACATATTGTACAGATATTGCTAAAGTTACAGAATCTCCTGTAATGCACGTAAATGCAGATGATGCTGAAGCAGTAGTGCATGCGATTCATTTTGCAGCAGATTTCAGAGCTAAATTTGGTAAAGATGTTTATATCGATTTATTGGGATACAGAAAATATGGTCACAACGAAGGGGATGAGCCAAGATTTACACAGCCCAATTTGTATAAATTAATCTCAAAACATCCTAATCCTAGAGAAATTTATAAAGATAAATTGATTCAGGACAGTGTGATCTCAAGTGACGTTCTTAAAACGATGGAAACTGACTTTAAAGCACTTTTAGATAAAGATTTTGATGCGTCCAAAGAGATTGAGAAAAATGTAATGGATTTGTTTATGTCAGAAGACTGGACGGATTTCCCGCTTGCAAAAAGAGGAGCGGTTCAGAATGCGGTTGATACTAAATATGATTTAGCTAAACTTAAAGAATTGGCAGTTAAAATGTCAACTCTTCCAGCTGATAAAAAATTCATAAATAAAATTACAAGACTTTTTGATAACCGTCTGAAAGCAATTGATGCCAATTCTCTGGATTGGGCATTGGGTGAATGGTTGGCTTATGCAACTTTGCTTACAGAAGGTCACAATATCAGAATTTCTGGTGAAGATGTTGAAAGAGGAACTTTTTCTCACAGACATGCAGTCATTAAAACTGAAGATACTGAAGAAGAATATATTCCATTAAGACATGTTTCTGAGAATAGATTTGATGTATTCAACTCTCATCTTTCAGAGTACGGAGTTTTAGGATTCGATTACGGTTACGCGATGGCGTCTCCGAATACTTTAACGATTTGGGAAGCTCAGTTTGGTGATTTCGTGAATGGTGCGCAGATTATTGTTGATCAATATTTGGCTGCAGCAGAAGAAAAATGGAAGATCCAGGATGGCTTGGTGATGTTGTTACCTCACGGATCCGAGGGACAAGGTGCAGAACACTCTTCAGCAAGACTGGAAAGATTTTTAACGCTTTGTGCGAACGAAAATATGGTTGTGGCAAATATTACTTCACCTGCCAATTACTTCCACCTTTTAAGAAGACAATTGAAATGGGGATTCAGAAAACCATTGATAGTGATGAGTCCGAAATCTTTATTAAGACATCCAAAAGTGGTTTCGCCGCTTGAAGATTTCTCAGAAAAAGGATTCCAGCCCATTTTAGATGATCCTACTGCTGATCCGGCAAAGGTTGAAAAATTAGTATTGTGTTCAGGTAAATTATATTTCGAATTATTAGCTAAAAAAGAAGAGTTGAACTGCGAAAATGTTGCTTTGGTGAGATTTGAGCAATTATATCCTCTTCAAAATGATGCTATCGAAGCTGTATTTGCTAAATATGGAAACAAAACGTCAATCGTTTGGGCTCAGGAAGAACCGGAAAATATGGGAGCTTGGTCGTATATTTTAAGAAACTTCAGAGATACAGGAATTCAGGTAATTTCTCCGGTAGCAAGTGGTGCACCGGCTCCCGGAAGTCACAAAATGTTTGAGAAAAACCAAAACTTAGTAATCAACAGAGTTTTTGACAGAGATGATGCTCCCGCAAAAAGACCTGTTACCGCTTAA
- a CDS encoding SRPBCC domain-containing protein, with amino-acid sequence MRFFKIIAIIITLLVGAYAASMYYFVDESKSFKVEKEVDFPLEKVFNQFNNLQHFTRWNNFFTSSKTITIDYYTPYEGQGSAISYNDPKSEDGGEMFIRYENPNKTLRYQLFEDEDENPTLIDVKFTPVSAEKTKITWFVHTPKLSVLTRAQNFWTEDKFTDNIEKSMVNLKNVLGNKVSKDNLMASIKYDSLMVEKEEARMLLGISVSTSNKKDALYRNIVMNYNKIYNFVTMDLGKKDDEFGYPVLITDADNFKDNEVSYYFGIPLSKKSGVNDNNFSFRSVSPTQNYVMYYKGTYAGRVKAIQQLMQKAKTDEMRYGDIYQTFIEQPVADKDVNIKLSLSVYK; translated from the coding sequence ATGCGTTTTTTCAAAATCATAGCCATAATAATCACCTTGCTTGTAGGAGCTTATGCTGCTTCTATGTATTATTTTGTTGACGAAAGCAAAAGTTTCAAAGTTGAAAAAGAGGTTGATTTTCCTTTAGAGAAAGTTTTTAATCAATTTAATAATCTCCAGCATTTTACCCGATGGAATAATTTCTTTACGAGTTCAAAAACCATTACTATCGATTATTACACGCCATACGAAGGACAAGGTAGTGCTATCAGCTATAATGATCCGAAGAGCGAAGATGGCGGTGAAATGTTCATCAGATACGAAAATCCAAACAAAACATTACGATATCAGCTTTTTGAAGATGAGGATGAAAATCCGACTTTAATCGACGTAAAATTTACTCCTGTATCTGCAGAAAAAACCAAAATAACATGGTTTGTTCATACTCCGAAATTATCGGTTTTGACAAGAGCTCAAAACTTCTGGACTGAAGATAAATTTACCGACAATATCGAAAAAAGTATGGTGAATCTTAAAAATGTGCTGGGTAATAAAGTTTCAAAAGACAATCTAATGGCATCAATAAAGTACGACAGCCTGATGGTTGAGAAAGAAGAAGCCAGAATGCTTTTAGGAATCAGCGTAAGCACATCCAACAAAAAAGATGCTTTATACAGAAATATTGTGATGAATTACAATAAGATTTACAATTTTGTAACGATGGATTTAGGCAAAAAAGATGATGAATTTGGCTATCCGGTTTTGATTACAGATGCCGATAATTTTAAGGATAATGAAGTCTCATATTATTTTGGAATTCCTTTGTCTAAAAAATCAGGAGTTAACGATAATAATTTTAGTTTCAGATCTGTGAGCCCAACTCAAAATTATGTGATGTATTATAAAGGTACATATGCCGGAAGAGTAAAAGCAATTCAGCAGTTGATGCAAAAAGCAAAAACAGACGAAATGCGGTACGGAGATATTTATCAGACTTTTATAGAACAGCCTGTGGCAGATAAAGATGTGAATATTAAGCTGTCTCTATCTGTTTATAAATAA
- a CDS encoding glucose-1-phosphate adenylyltransferase → MNPNVISIVLGGGRGTRLFPLTYSRSKPAVPIAGKYRLVDIPISNCLNSGLNKILVLTQFNSASLNAHIKNSYHFDIFSKGFVDILAAEQNVENDSWFQGTADAVRQSMKHLEKYDYEYILILSGDQLYQMDFNAMLDFHIEKGGDVTIATIPVNAKDATGFGILKSDDEGNITSFIEKPSYELLDGLQSEVSDKNKSEGKEYLASMGIYIFTKSILKKMFEDGAGDDFGKDIIPSSIGKYSTLSYQYEGYWTDIGTIESFYEANIDLCQDFPQFNLFSSSPIYTRARMLPPSKINGSYVSKAVFGDGCIILADKVENSVIGNRTRIDKGSTIVNSYVMGADFYQNTQEIVSNDSQGLPNMGIGKYCYIEKAILDKNCYIGDNVRIIGGKHLNDGDYGTYSVQDGIVCVKKGAVLLPGTHIG, encoded by the coding sequence ATGAATCCAAATGTTATTTCAATCGTTTTAGGAGGAGGAAGAGGTACAAGACTTTTTCCGTTAACATATTCAAGATCAAAACCTGCTGTACCAATTGCCGGAAAATACAGATTGGTTGATATTCCGATTTCAAACTGTTTAAATTCGGGATTAAATAAAATTCTTGTACTTACACAGTTCAATTCTGCATCGTTGAATGCACATATCAAAAATTCATATCATTTTGACATTTTCAGTAAAGGTTTTGTAGATATTTTAGCCGCAGAGCAGAATGTTGAAAACGACAGCTGGTTTCAAGGAACTGCGGATGCTGTACGTCAGTCTATGAAACATCTTGAAAAATATGATTATGAATATATCTTGATCCTGTCAGGAGACCAATTATATCAGATGGATTTTAATGCGATGCTCGATTTCCATATCGAAAAAGGAGGAGACGTTACCATTGCAACAATTCCTGTAAATGCCAAAGATGCTACAGGTTTTGGAATTCTGAAATCTGATGACGAAGGCAATATTACGTCATTTATTGAAAAACCAAGCTATGAACTTTTGGATGGTTTGCAGTCTGAAGTTTCTGATAAAAATAAATCTGAGGGAAAAGAATATCTTGCTTCAATGGGAATTTATATTTTCACCAAATCTATTTTGAAAAAAATGTTTGAAGATGGTGCGGGAGATGATTTTGGTAAAGATATCATCCCAAGCTCGATCGGGAAATACAGTACTTTGAGTTACCAATATGAAGGATATTGGACGGATATCGGGACAATCGAATCTTTCTACGAAGCGAATATTGATCTGTGCCAGGATTTTCCGCAATTTAATCTATTTTCATCTTCACCTATTTACACCAGAGCGAGAATGCTTCCGCCTTCGAAAATTAATGGTTCGTACGTGAGTAAAGCTGTTTTTGGTGACGGATGTATCATTTTAGCAGATAAAGTCGAAAACTCTGTTATTGGTAACAGAACCAGAATAGACAAAGGAAGTACCATTGTAAATTCTTATGTGATGGGAGCAGATTTTTATCAAAACACCCAAGAAATTGTAAGCAATGACAGTCAGGGTTTACCCAATATGGGAATCGGGAAATATTGCTATATTGAAAAAGCTATTTTAGACAAAAATTGTTACATTGGTGATAATGTAAGAATCATCGGCGGAAAACATCTTAATGACGGAGATTACGGAACATATTCTGTTCAGGATGGTATTGTCTGCGTGAAGAAAGGTGCGGTTTTGCTGCCGGGAACTCATATTGGCTAA
- a CDS encoding glycogen synthase produces MTVYHLSTECYPVAKVGGLADVVGALPKYQNKMKDVDAKVVMPWYNKSFIYDHEFEVVFDGFIHQGQNMLQVQVMKEKSDTLGFELFLVKIPGLLDRENPYGYQDESFQFLAFQHGVLHWLTAMQIRPDVLHCHDYHTGLVPFMVEHCPEFDFLKGVKTIGTIHNGEYQGMMRWDMIHFMPSFDHHKWGLLDWNGFINPLASMIKCSHAFTTVSEGYLEELFVSFRGLESLVRDEFGKAYGIINGIDSDVWNPETDSMLDFNFNKKNVLKIKKKNKQKLCKEYGLNPDLPLFAFIGRFATEKGADLLPEVVWRSIKQTYGSLNIMILGSGNSYIEDKLKELDYVYANFATDIGYKEHLSHKIYASADFLLMPSRVEPCGLNQMYAMRYGTVPVVSYTGGLRDTVKDISTGGSGLNFTYPGVDDIIHAMIRGLAIFNQKKAMEELVLSNMNFDFAWEKSAEKYLALYKN; encoded by the coding sequence ATGACAGTTTATCACCTTAGCACAGAATGTTATCCCGTAGCCAAAGTTGGAGGTTTGGCAGATGTTGTAGGAGCGCTACCGAAATATCAGAACAAAATGAAAGATGTTGATGCCAAAGTGGTGATGCCTTGGTACAATAAATCTTTTATCTATGATCATGAGTTTGAAGTGGTTTTTGACGGCTTTATTCATCAGGGGCAAAATATGCTTCAGGTTCAGGTAATGAAAGAAAAATCTGACACATTAGGATTTGAATTGTTTTTAGTGAAAATTCCCGGGCTTCTTGACCGCGAAAATCCTTATGGTTATCAGGATGAAAGCTTTCAGTTTTTGGCATTTCAACACGGAGTTTTACATTGGCTGACTGCGATGCAGATTCGTCCCGATGTATTGCATTGCCACGATTATCACACAGGATTGGTTCCTTTTATGGTAGAGCACTGTCCGGAGTTTGATTTTTTAAAAGGTGTTAAAACCATCGGAACAATACACAATGGAGAATACCAAGGGATGATGCGTTGGGATATGATTCATTTTATGCCATCATTTGATCATCATAAATGGGGACTTCTAGACTGGAATGGCTTCATCAATCCTTTAGCTAGTATGATAAAGTGCTCGCACGCTTTCACTACCGTTTCTGAAGGATATCTCGAAGAATTATTTGTAAGTTTCAGAGGTCTTGAAAGTTTGGTAAGAGATGAATTTGGTAAAGCTTATGGAATTATCAACGGTATTGATTCCGACGTTTGGAATCCTGAAACCGATTCTATGCTTGATTTCAATTTCAATAAAAAAAATGTACTTAAAATAAAAAAGAAGAACAAGCAGAAACTTTGCAAAGAGTATGGTTTAAACCCAGATTTACCCTTATTCGCATTTATCGGAAGATTTGCTACAGAAAAAGGTGCAGACCTGCTTCCCGAAGTTGTATGGCGAAGTATAAAACAAACATACGGTTCGCTGAATATAATGATTTTGGGTTCTGGCAACTCTTATATTGAAGATAAACTAAAGGAATTAGATTATGTCTACGCAAATTTCGCTACAGATATCGGATATAAGGAACATTTGTCGCACAAAATATACGCTTCGGCAGATTTTTTGTTGATGCCATCAAGAGTAGAGCCTTGCGGACTGAATCAGATGTACGCGATGCGTTACGGGACAGTGCCTGTCGTAAGCTACACAGGCGGATTGAGAGATACTGTTAAAGATATTTCAACTGGCGGTTCAGGATTAAATTTTACTTATCCGGGAGTTGATGATATTATTCATGCAATGATTCGCGGTCTCGCAATATTTAATCAGAAAAAGGCGATGGAAGAACTTGTACTTTCAAACATGAACTTTGATTTTGCATGGGAGAAATCTGCGGAAAAATATTTAGCTTTATACAAGAACTAA
- the glgB gene encoding 1,4-alpha-glucan branching protein GlgB, whose protein sequence is MNSVKTYTLFTDHDIYLFKEGKHYRLYEKFGAHSVEKDGVKGVYFSVWAPNAKKVSVIGNFNNWNHQDHILFQRWDGSGIWEGFISGLTWGTLYKYAIESQGEILEKSDPYALSWEQNLQAASLVSTTWYEWDDEEWLEKRWKNNSLDSPISVYELHLGSWIRDTENPKRFLNYREIAAKLLPYILDLGFTHVEFMPVMEFPYDPSWGYQITGFFAATSRFGSPQDLMFLINELHKNEIGVILDWVPSHFPGDANGLHRFDGSYLYEHEDPRKGFHPDWKSYIFNYGRNEVKSFLISNAMFWLDRYHADGLRVDAVTSMLHLDYSRNEGEWEPNVLGTNVNLEAKLFLQEFNTAVYKEFGNSIMTIAEESSDFPLITKPVHDGGVGFGMKWMMGWMHDTLDYFKEEYGDRKHHHHKLTFASMYMYNENYMMPLSHDEVVHGKASLIYKMKGDEWQKFANLRALYVYMFTHPGAKLLFMGDEFGQTGEWNFKQSLDWHLLDFPIHKGLQNLVKDLNHLYRSETAFYENQFNPDGFEWVEADDTDNSVLVYLRKGKRKDNVVMVILNLTPNVFDYKVGVDKGAQWEVIFNSDHKKYNGSGVESTVFREDQEEWMNRPKCIYLKLPPLAGVVLKMKKDRKYKTPRIKQHKK, encoded by the coding sequence ATGAACTCGGTAAAAACCTATACTCTTTTCACGGATCACGATATTTACCTTTTCAAAGAAGGTAAACACTATCGATTGTACGAAAAATTTGGCGCTCACTCTGTTGAGAAAGACGGTGTGAAGGGCGTTTATTTTTCAGTGTGGGCTCCAAATGCCAAAAAAGTTTCTGTGATCGGAAATTTTAATAATTGGAATCATCAGGACCATATTCTTTTTCAGCGATGGGATGGTTCAGGAATCTGGGAAGGCTTCATTTCAGGTCTTACTTGGGGAACGCTTTACAAATACGCTATCGAAAGTCAGGGAGAGATTTTGGAGAAGAGTGATCCTTACGCTTTAAGTTGGGAGCAGAATTTGCAGGCTGCCTCTCTGGTTTCTACGACTTGGTACGAATGGGATGACGAAGAGTGGCTGGAAAAACGCTGGAAAAATAACAGCTTAGATTCGCCCATCTCAGTTTACGAATTGCATCTTGGTTCATGGATAAGAGATACTGAAAATCCGAAAAGATTTTTAAATTATAGAGAAATAGCTGCGAAATTACTGCCTTATATCTTAGATTTGGGTTTTACTCATGTAGAATTCATGCCGGTGATGGAATTTCCTTATGATCCAAGTTGGGGATATCAAATCACTGGTTTTTTTGCTGCAACCTCACGTTTTGGTTCGCCGCAGGATCTGATGTTTTTAATCAATGAACTTCATAAAAATGAGATCGGAGTAATTCTTGACTGGGTTCCTTCTCATTTTCCGGGTGATGCCAACGGATTGCACCGTTTCGACGGAAGTTATCTTTATGAGCATGAAGATCCCAGAAAAGGTTTTCATCCCGACTGGAAATCTTATATCTTTAATTATGGCAGAAATGAGGTGAAATCTTTCCTTATTTCTAATGCAATGTTTTGGTTGGATCGATATCACGCTGACGGTTTGCGTGTTGATGCGGTGACTTCAATGTTGCATCTCGATTATTCAAGAAATGAGGGTGAGTGGGAGCCGAATGTTTTGGGAACTAATGTGAACCTCGAAGCTAAATTATTTTTACAGGAATTTAATACAGCAGTTTATAAAGAATTTGGGAACAGTATCATGACGATTGCTGAGGAAAGTTCAGATTTTCCTCTAATTACAAAGCCTGTGCATGATGGCGGAGTAGGTTTCGGAATGAAGTGGATGATGGGTTGGATGCACGATACTTTAGATTATTTTAAAGAAGAATACGGCGACAGAAAACACCATCATCATAAATTGACATTCGCATCGATGTACATGTATAATGAAAATTATATGATGCCGTTGTCTCATGACGAAGTAGTGCATGGTAAGGCAAGTTTAATTTACAAAATGAAAGGCGACGAATGGCAAAAATTTGCTAACCTCCGAGCTTTATATGTGTATATGTTTACTCATCCGGGAGCAAAATTACTGTTTATGGGAGATGAGTTTGGGCAAACCGGCGAATGGAATTTCAAACAGAGTTTAGATTGGCACTTACTTGATTTTCCTATTCACAAAGGTTTGCAGAATTTAGTGAAAGATTTAAATCATTTGTATAGAAGTGAAACGGCTTTTTACGAAAATCAATTTAATCCGGATGGTTTTGAATGGGTAGAAGCTGATGATACAGATAATTCAGTTCTCGTTTATCTGCGAAAAGGAAAAAGGAAGGATAATGTTGTAATGGTTATTTTAAACCTTACTCCGAATGTCTTTGATTACAAAGTAGGAGTAGATAAAGGAGCGCAGTGGGAAGTAATTTTTAATTCTGATCATAAAAAATATAATGGTAGTGGAGTAGAAAGCACAGTTTTCAGAGAAGATCAAGAAGAATGGATGAATCGTCCGAAATGTATTTACCTGAAACTTCCGCCGCTCGCCGGAGTCGTTCTAAAAATGAAAAAAGACAGAAAATATAAAACACCAAGAATAAAACAACACAAAAAATAA
- a CDS encoding alpha/beta hydrolase-fold protein, whose product MKFTLYTEEADERPIYITGNFNAWNPKDSRFQLLQIDPNNYYIDIPNDFLNEIIEFKFTKGGWENVELDRYGNITPNKKVLKSENEFSHTVEKWRFNWGPFKKEFFPIVEIISEEFYIPQLERHRKVWALLPYDYYVSDKNYPVLYLQDAQNLFNEGSPYGNWEIDKKLSILAEYGRGDVIIIAIEHGSEERIKEYIFDNDNVANGSEGKKYIRFITDTLKPFVDEHYRTKKDRDNTGIGGSSLGALISIYSGFLYPEVYSKLLIFSPSLWVEPDNNFPMMSFRVPFKTKIYLYGGEQEGSKMVKRIQVFENYLKKWEKKNLFDFEFKTNINPEGSHSEFYWSQEFPRAIEWLFYNNTENPVEVTPHQDTIEN is encoded by the coding sequence ATGAAGTTTACCCTTTACACAGAAGAAGCTGATGAAAGACCAATATATATAACAGGGAATTTCAATGCATGGAACCCGAAAGACTCTCGCTTTCAGCTTTTACAAATCGATCCGAATAATTATTATATTGACATCCCGAATGATTTTCTTAATGAAATTATTGAATTTAAATTCACGAAAGGAGGATGGGAAAACGTAGAACTCGATCGATACGGAAACATTACGCCCAATAAAAAAGTCCTGAAATCTGAGAATGAATTTTCGCATACTGTTGAAAAATGGAGATTCAATTGGGGACCTTTCAAAAAGGAATTCTTTCCGATTGTAGAGATTATATCGGAAGAATTTTATATTCCGCAGCTGGAGCGTCATCGGAAAGTCTGGGCGCTTTTACCTTACGATTACTATGTTTCAGACAAGAATTATCCTGTACTTTATCTTCAGGATGCACAAAATTTATTTAATGAAGGAAGTCCGTACGGAAACTGGGAGATCGATAAAAAGCTATCGATCCTTGCGGAATATGGCCGTGGAGATGTGATTATTATCGCCATTGAACACGGGAGTGAAGAGAGAATAAAAGAATATATCTTTGATAACGATAACGTTGCAAACGGTTCTGAAGGCAAAAAATACATTCGTTTTATCACAGATACCTTAAAACCATTTGTGGATGAACATTACCGAACCAAAAAGGATCGTGACAACACTGGAATTGGCGGAAGTTCTCTGGGCGCACTGATCAGTATTTATAGCGGATTTTTATACCCTGAAGTTTACTCCAAACTTTTGATCTTTTCTCCGTCACTTTGGGTAGAGCCAGATAACAATTTTCCGATGATGAGCTTTAGAGTTCCGTTTAAGACTAAAATTTACTTATACGGCGGCGAACAGGAAGGTTCAAAAATGGTAAAACGAATTCAGGTTTTTGAAAATTATCTGAAAAAATGGGAAAAGAAAAATCTTTTTGATTTTGAATTTAAAACCAATATCAATCCCGAAGGTTCTCACAGTGAATTCTATTGGTCGCAGGAATTTCCGAGAGCAATCGAATGGTTATTTTACAACAATACAGAAAATCCTGTGGAAGTTACGCCGCATCAGGACACTATAGAAAACTAA